Proteins from a genomic interval of Medicago truncatula cultivar Jemalong A17 chromosome 3, MtrunA17r5.0-ANR, whole genome shotgun sequence:
- the LOC11443478 gene encoding rhodanese-like domain-containing protein 14, chloroplastic, which translates to MAFTSTALQYPSTSYLQSLVPSLEGTRDQNSWCVRVRSYKPTSQKSQLNFARGITVQSAATKPAKSPAEEEWKVKRELLLQKRVKSVEPKEALRLQKENNFVILDVRPEAEFKEGHPPDAINVQVYRLIKEWTAWDIARRAAFAFFGIFSGTEENPEFIKSVGEQLDKNAKIIVACSAGGTMKPTQNLPQGQQSRSLIAAYLLVLNGYNNVFHLEGGLYKWFKEDLPAVAEE; encoded by the exons ATGGCTTTTACATCAACTGCTCTACAATATCCATCCACATCATATTTACAATCCTTGGTACCTTCCTTAGAAGGTACACGTGATCAAAATTCATGGTGTGTCAGAGTGAGATCATACAAACCCACTTCTCAAAAATCACAACTGAACTTTGCAAGAGGGATTACAGTCCAGAGCGCAGCCACAAAACCAGCCAAGTCACCAG CTGAAGAAGAATGGAAAGTTAAGCGAGAATTACTGCTGCAAAAAAGG GTAAAAAGTGTGGAGCCAAAGGAAGCTCTGcgccttcaaaaagaaaataattttgtgATTCTTGATGTAAGGCCAGAAGCAGAGTTCAAGGAG GGCCATCCCCCGGATGCAATTAATGTGCAAGTATACAGGCTTATAAAAGAATGGACAGCCTGGGACATTGCCAGACGTGCTGCATTTGCATTTTTTGGTATTTTCTCTGGCACAGAAGAGAATCCCGAGTTTATCAAGT CTGTTGGTGAACAATTAGATAAAAATGCAAAGATAATAGTAGCTTGCTCAGCAGGGGGAACAATGAAACCAACACAAAATCTGCCACAAGGTCAACAATCTAG ATCTCTAATAGCAGCTTACTTGCTAGTCCTTAATGGGTACAACAACGTCTTCCATCTAGAAGGTGGGCTTTACAAATGGTTTAAAGAGGATCTGCCAGCTGTAGCAGAGGAGTGA
- the LOC11430807 gene encoding MYG1 exonuclease — protein sequence MWHRTFPSFRRILSSSFSTSRAKRVGTHNGTFHCDEALACFMLRLSKLFSGADIVRTRDSNLLEVLDAVVDVGRVYDPKRHRYDHHQRDFDQVFGNGFVTKLSSAGLIYKHFGLEIIANVLHLDEDHPHVHQLYPAIYRNFVEAVDAVDNGVSQYDLKESPKYIINTDLAFRVERLNFDWIDSDQSADAENEAFHRAMALAGGEFVENVNYYAKSWLPAQSIVMECLAARETIDSSGEIIKLNRSCPWKLHIHELEEEMKINPSIKYVLYQDDRSETWRIQAVAISPATYENRKPLPYLWRGLENDRLSEVAGIPDCTFAHMSGFIGGNQSYDGALAMARASLKA from the exons ATGTGGCACAGGACATTTCCATCATTTCGCAGGATTCTATCATCATCTTTCTCCACGTCACGCGCGAAGCGCGTGGGCACTCACAATGGAACCTTCCACTGCGACGAAGCACTCGCTTGCTTCATGCTTCGTCTTTCCAAACTCTTCTCCGGCGCCGATATCGTTAGAACGAGAGACTCGAACCTTCTCGAAGTATTGGATGCCGTAGTCGACGTTGGACGCGTGTATGACCCGAAACGACACCGTTACGATCATCATCAAAGGGATTTCGATCAAGTTTTTGGAAATGGTTTCGTAACTAAGCTTAGTAGCGCTGGACTTATCTACAAG CATTTTGGATTGGAGATAATTGCAAATGTGCTTCATCTTGATGAAGATCATCCTCATGTACACCAGTTATATCCAGCTATATATAGAAACTTTGTAGAG gcaGTTGATGCTGTGGATAATGGAGTGAGTCAATATGACTTGAAAGAATCTCCGAAATACATAATCAACACAGACTTGGCATTTAGAGTAGAACGATTGAACTTCGACTGGATCGATTCTGATCAGTCAGCTGATGCAGAGAATGAGGCCTTTCATCGGGCAATGGCTCTGGCTGGTGGTGAGTTTGTGGAG AATGTGAATTATTATGCAAAATCATGGTTACCGGCACAGTCTATTGTTATGGAGTGTCTTGCAGCAAGAGAAACTATTGATTCTAGTGGAGAGATCATAAAACTAAATCGATCTTGTCCT TGGAAGCTTCACATACATGAGCTCGAGGAGGAAATGAAAATCAATCCTTCCATCAAATATGTTCTTTACCAG GATGATAGGAGTGAAACATGGAGAATACAGGCAGTGGCAATTTCACCTGCTACATATGAGAACAGAAAACCACTACCATATCTTTGGAGGGGTTTGGAAAATGACAGGCTATCTGAGGTTGCTGGAATCCCAGATTGTACTTTTGCGCACATGAGTGGTTTTATTGGAGGAAATCAAAGTTATGATGGAGCACTAGCAATGGCAAGAGCATCTTTAAAGGCTTAG
- the LOC11430808 gene encoding AAA-ATPase At2g46620 has translation MIWLGVTSMTISSIFFIFVFSYLILRFFRKTSALHFLKHWWLSLENRLHLHQSFKIPLYDHNFRENQLYRKILTYLDSLPSVQDADFTNLFSGPNPSDIFLHLDANQIVHDTFLGAKLSWTNNTVAGDSASALVLRMKKKDKRRVFQQYFQHILSVADELEQRRKKDIKLFMNSVAGETYRWRSVPFTHPATFETVAMDAELKNKVKTDLDQFIKSKQYYNRLGRVWKRSYLLYGASGTGKSSFVAAMAKFLCYDVYDIDVSKIIDGSDWKTLLMQTTPKSMILIEDLDRLLAGKSTGVNISSVLNFMDGIMSCCGEERVMVFTMNGTKDEIDQAVLRPGRIDVHIHFPLCDFSTFKILASSYLGLKEHKLFPQVEEVFYQTGARLSPAEVGEIMISNRNSPSRALKTVITAMQVQSNGSGQRLSHSGSGRSSEEVNDTSAVICRESVHTVREFRKLYGLLRLGSRRKEKDESVPNSGPIEKETPSRIEGRVG, from the coding sequence ATGATTTGGCTTGGGGTCACTTCCATGACAATctcttcaattttcttcatctttgttttttcttactTAATCCTTCGTTTCTTTCGTAAAACCTCTGCTTTACACTTTCTCAAACATTGGTGGCTTTCGTTAGAAAAtcgtcttcatcttcatcaatcgTTTAAAATTCCTCTCTATGATCATAATTTCCGGGAAAATCAACTTTACCGGAAAATTCTCACCTACCTTGATTCACTACCTTCCGTTCAAGATGCTGATTTCACAAACCTGTTCTCTGGTCCCAATCCGTCGGATATTTTTCTCCACCTCGATGCTAATCAAATTGTTCATGATACTTTCTTGGGAGCTAAGCTTTCATGGACGAACAACACCGTCGCTGGCGACTCCGCTTCTGCTCTCGTGCTTCGAATGAAGAAAAAGGATAAGCGCAGAGTTTTTCAGCAGTATTTTCAACACATTCTCTCAGTAGCAGACGAACTTGAACAAAGGAGGAAGAAGGATATAAAATTGTTTATGAATTCCGTCGCTGGAGAAACATACCGGTGGCGATCGGTTCCATTTACTCATCCAGCAACCTTCGAAACGGTGGCAATGGACGCAGAACTGAAAAACAAAGTGAAAACAGATCTAGATCAGTTCATAAAGTCAAAGCAATACTACAACCGTTTAGGCCGTGTTTGGAAGAGAAGCTACCTTCTCTACGGTGCTTCCGGTACCGGTAAATCAAGCTTCGTCGCTGCGATGGCGAAGTTTCTCTGTTACGACGTCTACGACATCGATGTTTCGAAGATAATCGACGGTTCAGATTGGAAAACACTCCTGATGCAAACGACGCCAAAATCGATGATCTTAATCGAAGATCTCGATCGTTTATTAGCTGGAAAATCAACGGGTGTAAACATATCAAGCGTGTTGAATTTCATGGATGGAATCATGTCATGTTGCGGTGAAGAACGCGTGATGGTTTTCACGATGAATGGTACAAAAGATGAGATTGATCAAGCGGTGTTGCGACCTGGAAGAATCGATGTTCACATACATTTCCCCTTATGTGATTTCTCCACCTTCAAGATTCTTGCGAGCAGTTATTTAGGGTTGAAGGAGCATAAGCTTTTCCCTCAGGTTGAAGAGGTTTTTTATCAGACCGGTGCCCGGCTTAGTCCGGCTGAGGTTGGTGAGATTATGATATCGAACCGGAATTCGCCGAGCCGGGCTTTGAAAACCGTTATAACTGCCATGCAGGTTCAATCAAACGGTTCGGGGCAGAGGTTGAGTCATAGTGGCTCGGGTCGAAGCTCCGAAGAAGTTAATGATACAAGTGCTGTGATATGTAGAGAGAGTGTTCATACGGTGAGGGAGTTTCGGAAGTTGTATGGGCTTTTGCGGTTGGGAAGTAGGAGGAAGGAAAAGGATGAATCGGTTCCTAATTCGGGTCCCATTGAGAAAGAAACTCCGTCAAGAATTGAGGGTCGGGTCGGATAA
- the LOC11430809 gene encoding ATPase family AAA domain-containing protein 1-B, with translation MGGFSDTKVLQDLLLYAARAALSYWVLVTGLRYLDPNRESSKKALEQKKEIAKRLGRPLIQTNSYEDVIACDVINPDHIDVEFDSIGGLETIKQTLFELVILPLQRPDLFSHGKLLGPQKGVLLYGPPGTGKTMLAKAIAKESGAVFINVRISNLMSKWFGDAQKLVAAVFSLAHKLQPSIIFIDEVDSFLGQRRSSDHEAVLNMKTEFMALWDGFATDQSARVMVLAATNRPSELDEAILRRLPQAFEIGYPDRKERADILKVILKGEKVEDNIDFSYIAGLCKGYTGSDLFDLCKKAAYFPIREILHNEKNGEQSCEPRPLSQADLEKALSTSRKTSVAANEYSRMTSRTSFPGESGDSQVEAAIRELSKIMGVSHIQVDAQD, from the exons ATGGGAGGTTTTTCAGATACGAAGGTTTTACAAGACCTGTTGTTGTACGCGGCAAGGGCGGCGCTGAGTTACTGGGTTTTGGTCACAGGTCTCCGCTATCTCGACCCGAACCGTGAATCATCGAAGAAGGCTCTTGAACAGAAGAAAGAGATTGCTAAACGTCTTGGTCGCCCTCTTATTCAAACCAATTCCTATGAg GATGTAATAGCGTGTGATGTTATAAATCCTGACCACATCGATGTAGAATTTGACTCTATTGGGGGTCTTGAAACAatcaaacaaactttgtttgAGCTTGTTATTCTACCCCTGCAACGACCAGACTTGTTTTCGCATGGCAAACTCCTTGGACCACAAAAGGGGGTACTGTTGTATGGACCTCCTGGCACTGGGAAAACCATGCTCGCAAAAGCTATTGCCAAGGAGTCCGGAGCAGTTTTTATTAATGTGAGGATATCCAACCTGATGAGCAAATGGTTCGGGGATGCCCAAAAGCTTG TGGCTGCCGTATTTAGCTTGGCTCATAAACTTCAGCCATCCATTATATTCATCGATGAAGTAGACAGTTTTTTAGGTCAGCGTCGTTCATCGGATCATGAGGCTGTGTTAAACATGAAAACTGAGTTCATGGCTCTATGGGATGGATTCGCCACCGATC AGAGTGCTCGGGTTATGGTACTTGCAGCAACTAATCGCCCTTCAGAACTTGATGAAGCAATACTTCGGCGACTTCCTCAAGCCTTTGAAATTGGATATCCAGACCGGAAAGAGAGGGCTGATATATTGAAGGTTATCTTAAAGGGGGAGAAGGTTGAAGATAACATAGATTTCAGTTATATAGCTGGTTTATGCAAGGGTTACACTGGTTCAGATCTATTTGATCTTTGCAAGAAGGCCGCATATTTTCCTATTAGAGAAATACTGCATAATGAGAAGAATGGGGAACAATCCTGT GAACCTAGACCTTTATCGCAGGCAGATTTGGAGAAGGCCCTTTCTACTTCACGGAAGACATCGGTTGCTGCAAATGAATACAGTAGAATGACATCAAGAACGTCGTTTCCTGGCGAGTCAGGTGATTCCCAGGTTGAAGCTGCAATCAGGGAATTATCTAAGATTATGGGGGTTTCTCACATCCAAGTAGATGCTCAGGATTAA
- the LOC11421663 gene encoding ATPase family AAA domain-containing protein 1 isoform X2 has product MSSNSPASESKFVTDLILLAASAAFSCLILYTGYSYLDPNRQSSKKALEHKKAIANRLGRPLIKTNQYEDVIAGDVINPDHIDVEFDSIGGLETIKEALFELAILPLKRSELFTHGKLLGPQKGVLLYGPPGTGKTMLAKAIAKECGAAFINVRMSNLMSMWFGDATKLVAAIFSLAYKLQPAIIFIDEVDSFLGQRRSSDHEASLNMKTEFMALWDGFSTDQSARVMVLAATNRPSELDEAILRRFPQAFEVGIPDQKERAEILKVILKGERVEDNIDFSYIAGLCKGYTGSDLFDLCKKAAYFPIRELLDDEKKGKQSQEPRPLSQFDLENALSTSRTTAVASEYGVSSSRRTFPD; this is encoded by the exons atgtCGTCGAATTCACCAGCATCAGAATCTAAGTTTGTaactgatttgattttattagcGGCGAGCGCCGCATTCAGTTGCTTAATATTGTACACCGGTTATTCATATCTTGACCCGAACCGTCAATCATCCAAAAAAGCCCTCGAACATAAGAAAGCCATTGCAAATCGTCTTGGTCGTCCTCTCATTAAAACCAATCAATACGAAGATGTAATAGCCGGTGATGTTATAAATCCTGACCACATCGATGTTGAGTTCGACAGTATCGGAGGATTGGAAACTATTAAAGAAGCTTTGTTTGAGCTTGCTATTCTTCCTTTGAAACGATCAGAATTGTTTACCCATGGAAAGCTCTTGGGGCCTCAAAAGGGTGTCTTGTTGTATGGACCACCTGGTACTGGCAAAACCATGCTTGCTAAAGCTATTGCTAAGGAGTGTGGAGCAGCTTTCATTAATGTTAGGATGTCTAATCTCATGAGCATGTGGTTCGGCGATGCCACTAAGCTCG TGGCTGCCATATTTAGCTTGGCTTATAAGCTTCAGCCTGCTATCATATTCATTGATGAAGTAGACAGTTTTTTGGGTCAACGTCGTTCATCAGATCACGAGGCTTCGCTAAACATGAAAACTGAGTTCATGGCTCTATGGGATGGGTTCAGCACCGACC AGAGTGCTCGAGTTATGGTACTTGCAGCAACTAATCGCCCTTCAGAACTTGATGAAGCAATACTTCGGCGTTTTCCTCAAGCCTTTGAAGTTGGAATTCCAGACCAGAAAGAGAGGGCTGAGATATTGAAGGTTATCTTAAAGGGCGAGAGGGTTGAAGATAACATAGACTTCAGTTATATAGCTGGTTTATGCAAGGGTTACACCGGTTCAGATCTATTTGATCTTTGCAAGAAGGCTGCATATTTTCCTATTAGAGAACTGCTGGATGATGAGAAGAAAGGGAAACAATCTCAA GAACCTAGACCTTTGTCGCAGTTTGATTTAGAGAATGCCCTTTCCACTTCACGGACGACGGCTGTTGCAAGCGAGTATGGTGTGTCATCATCAAGACGGACGTTTCCTG ATTAA
- the LOC11421663 gene encoding ATPase family AAA domain-containing protein 1 isoform X1, whose protein sequence is MSSNSPASESKFVTDLILLAASAAFSCLILYTGYSYLDPNRQSSKKALEHKKAIANRLGRPLIKTNQYEDVIAGDVINPDHIDVEFDSIGGLETIKEALFELAILPLKRSELFTHGKLLGPQKGVLLYGPPGTGKTMLAKAIAKECGAAFINVRMSNLMSMWFGDATKLVAAIFSLAYKLQPAIIFIDEVDSFLGQRRSSDHEASLNMKTEFMALWDGFSTDQSARVMVLAATNRPSELDEAILRRFPQAFEVGIPDQKERAEILKVILKGERVEDNIDFSYIAGLCKGYTGSDLFDLCKKAAYFPIRELLDDEKKGKQSQEPRPLSQFDLENALSTSRTTAVASEYGVSSSRRTFPGESVDYQGQAAINEFSKLMVSYMLNLQSDSQDS, encoded by the exons atgtCGTCGAATTCACCAGCATCAGAATCTAAGTTTGTaactgatttgattttattagcGGCGAGCGCCGCATTCAGTTGCTTAATATTGTACACCGGTTATTCATATCTTGACCCGAACCGTCAATCATCCAAAAAAGCCCTCGAACATAAGAAAGCCATTGCAAATCGTCTTGGTCGTCCTCTCATTAAAACCAATCAATACGAAGATGTAATAGCCGGTGATGTTATAAATCCTGACCACATCGATGTTGAGTTCGACAGTATCGGAGGATTGGAAACTATTAAAGAAGCTTTGTTTGAGCTTGCTATTCTTCCTTTGAAACGATCAGAATTGTTTACCCATGGAAAGCTCTTGGGGCCTCAAAAGGGTGTCTTGTTGTATGGACCACCTGGTACTGGCAAAACCATGCTTGCTAAAGCTATTGCTAAGGAGTGTGGAGCAGCTTTCATTAATGTTAGGATGTCTAATCTCATGAGCATGTGGTTCGGCGATGCCACTAAGCTCG TGGCTGCCATATTTAGCTTGGCTTATAAGCTTCAGCCTGCTATCATATTCATTGATGAAGTAGACAGTTTTTTGGGTCAACGTCGTTCATCAGATCACGAGGCTTCGCTAAACATGAAAACTGAGTTCATGGCTCTATGGGATGGGTTCAGCACCGACC AGAGTGCTCGAGTTATGGTACTTGCAGCAACTAATCGCCCTTCAGAACTTGATGAAGCAATACTTCGGCGTTTTCCTCAAGCCTTTGAAGTTGGAATTCCAGACCAGAAAGAGAGGGCTGAGATATTGAAGGTTATCTTAAAGGGCGAGAGGGTTGAAGATAACATAGACTTCAGTTATATAGCTGGTTTATGCAAGGGTTACACCGGTTCAGATCTATTTGATCTTTGCAAGAAGGCTGCATATTTTCCTATTAGAGAACTGCTGGATGATGAGAAGAAAGGGAAACAATCTCAA GAACCTAGACCTTTGTCGCAGTTTGATTTAGAGAATGCCCTTTCCACTTCACGGACGACGGCTGTTGCAAGCGAGTATGGTGTGTCATCATCAAGACGGACGTTTCCTGGTGAGTCAGTTGATTATCAGGGTCAAGCTGCAATCAATGAATTCTCTAAGCTTATGGTTTCTTATATGCTTAACCTCCAATCAGATTCCCAGGATTCTTAA
- the LOC11437925 gene encoding metal-nicotianamine transporter YSL3 isoform X2: protein MDTRSNEEEREIENHHIEEGQVAMDEELNRIAPWRKQITVRGLIASLIIGIIYSVIVMKLNLTTGLVPNLNVSAALLGFVFIRSWTKILSKANIVSAPFTRQENTIIQTCAVACYSIAVGGGFGSYLLGLNRRTYEQAGIDTPGNTPGSTKEPAIGWMTAFLFVTSFVGLLALVPIRKIMIIDYKLTYPSGTATAVLINGFHTPKGDVMAKKQVHGFVKFFSASFVWAFFQWFFTGGDNCGFVQFPTFGLQAWKNSFYFDFSMTYVGAGMICSHLVNLSLLLGAVVSWGIMWPLIKGLKGEWFPASIPESSMRSLNGYKVFISIALILGDGLYNFIKVLYFTGTNIHANMKKRDLNTFSSNQKPLPLDDLRRNEMFARENIPIWLACTGYVLFSIVSIVVIPLMFPQVKWYFVLFAYIFAPSLGFCNAYGAGLTDMNMAYNYGKVALFVLAALAGKSDGVVAGLVGCGLIKSIVSISSDLMHDLKTGHLTLTSPRSMLVSQAIGTAIGCVVAPVTFFLFYKAFDVGNPDGIYKAPYAIIYRNMAILGVEGFSALPDHCLQLCCGFFAFAIVANLVRDLGPQQVGKWIPLPMAMAVPFLVGGYFAIDMCVGSLVVFAWHMLNKKEAGLMVPAVASGLICGDGLWILPSSILALLKGYFLKDTWIG from the exons ATGGATACTAGAAgcaatgaagaagaaagagagattGAGAATCATCACATTGAAGAGGGTCAAGTGGCTATGGATGAAGAGTTGAATAGAATAGCACCATGGAGGAAACAGATAACAGTTAGAGGACTAATAGCTAGTCTTATAATTGGAATAATTTATAGTGTGATTGTGATGAAACTCAATCTCACTACTGGATTAGTCCCTAATCTCAATGTTTCTGCTGCTCTACTTGGTTTCGTGTTTATTCGAAGTTGGACTAAGATTCTTTCAAAAGCTAATATTGTATCAGCTCCATTCACAAGACAAGAGAATACTATCATTCAAACTTGTGCAGTTGCTTGCTATAGCATCGCTGTTGGAG GTGGTTTTGGATCTTATCTATTGGGGTTGAATAGGAGGACTTATGAGCAAGCAGGGATTGATACACCAGGGAATACTCCTGGTAGTACCAAGGAGCCTGCAATTGGTTGGATGACAGCATTTCTATTTGTGACCAGTTTTGTTGGACTTTTAGCTTTGGTCCCCATCAGAAAG ATAATGATTATAGACTACAAATTAACTTATCCAAGTGGAACTGCTACTGCTGTTCTCATTAATGGATTCCATACTCCTAAAGGAGATGTGATGGCCAA GAAGCAGGTTCATGGATTCGTGAAATTCTTCTCGGCAAGTTTTGTGTGGGCATTCTTTCAGTGGTTCTTCACCGGTGGAGATAATTGTGGATTTGTTCAATTTCCTACTTTTGGATTGCAAGCATGGAAAAACTC ATTTTACTTCGATTTCAGTATGACTTATGTTGGAGCAGGAATGATTTGTTCTCATCTTGTTAATTTATCATTACTTCTTGGTGCTGTGGTTTCTTGGGGCATCATGTGGCCATTAATCAAAGGACTAAAAGGAGAATGGTTCCCTGCTAGTATACCAGAAAGTAGCATGAGGAGTCTCAATGGTTATAAG GTTTTTATTTCCATTGCCTTGATTCTTGGTGATGGGctttacaattttatcaaaGTTCTCTATTTCACTGGCACAAATATCCATGCCAACATGAAAAAGAGGGATCTTAATACAT TCTCCAGTAACCAGAAACCATTGCCTCTTGATGATCTCAGACGTAACGAAATGTTTGCAAGAGAAAATATTCCTATATGGTTGGCATGTACAGGGTACGTATTGTTTTCCATCGTCTCAATTGTTGTAATCCCGTTGATGTTCCCTCAGGTGAAGTGGTATTTCGTCCTGTTTGCGTATATTTTTGCACCCTCGCTCGGCTTCTGCAATGCTTATGGTGCTGGATTAACTGATATGAACATGGCCTATAACTATGGAAAAGTGGCTCTCTTTGTGCTTGCAGCCTTAGCTGGAAAAAGTGATGGTGTAGTTGCTGGACTTGTAGGGTGTGGTTTGATTAAATCTATTGTTTCAATTTCATCTGATTTGATGCACGATTTGAAGACTGGCCATCTCACTCTGACTTCACCGCGTTCGATGCTTGTAAGCCAAGCAATTGGTACAGCAATAGGTTGTGTTGTTGCTCCTGTCACATTCTTCCTTTTTTATAAGGCTTTTGATGTTGGAAATCCAGATGGTATTTACAAGGCTCCATATGCTATTATATATAGAAACATGGCAATTTTGGGTGTGGAAGGCTTTTCTGCTCTTCCAGATCATTGCTTGCAATTGTGTTGTGGATTTTTCGCATTTGCTATAGTGGCTAATTTGGTCAGAGATCTTGGCCCACAACAAGTTGGGAAATGGATTCCACTTCCAATGGCTATGGCTGTGCCTTTTTTAGTTGGTGGCTACTTTGCCATTGATATGTGTGTGGGCAGTTTAGTTGTGTTTGCATGGCATATGCTGAACAAAAAGGAAGCTGGTTTGATGGTTCCTGCAGTTGCTTCTGGTTTGATTTGTGGAGATGGATTGTGGATTCTTCCTTCATCCATTCTCGCTTTGTTAAAG GGTTATTTTCTTAAAGATACATGGATTGGATAA
- the LOC11437925 gene encoding metal-nicotianamine transporter YSL3 isoform X1 has protein sequence MDTRSNEEEREIENHHIEEGQVAMDEELNRIAPWRKQITVRGLIASLIIGIIYSVIVMKLNLTTGLVPNLNVSAALLGFVFIRSWTKILSKANIVSAPFTRQENTIIQTCAVACYSIAVGGGFGSYLLGLNRRTYEQAGIDTPGNTPGSTKEPAIGWMTAFLFVTSFVGLLALVPIRKIMIIDYKLTYPSGTATAVLINGFHTPKGDVMAKKQVHGFVKFFSASFVWAFFQWFFTGGDNCGFVQFPTFGLQAWKNSFYFDFSMTYVGAGMICSHLVNLSLLLGAVVSWGIMWPLIKGLKGEWFPASIPESSMRSLNGYKVFISIALILGDGLYNFIKVLYFTGTNIHANMKKRDLNTFSSNQKPLPLDDLRRNEMFARENIPIWLACTGYVLFSIVSIVVIPLMFPQVKWYFVLFAYIFAPSLGFCNAYGAGLTDMNMAYNYGKVALFVLAALAGKSDGVVAGLVGCGLIKSIVSISSDLMHDLKTGHLTLTSPRSMLVSQAIGTAIGCVVAPVTFFLFYKAFDVGNPDGIYKAPYAIIYRNMAILGVEGFSALPDHCLQLCCGFFAFAIVANLVRDLGPQQVGKWIPLPMAMAVPFLVGGYFAIDMCVGSLVVFAWHMLNKKEAGLMVPAVASGLICGDGLWILPSSILALLKVRPPICMSFFPSR, from the exons ATGGATACTAGAAgcaatgaagaagaaagagagattGAGAATCATCACATTGAAGAGGGTCAAGTGGCTATGGATGAAGAGTTGAATAGAATAGCACCATGGAGGAAACAGATAACAGTTAGAGGACTAATAGCTAGTCTTATAATTGGAATAATTTATAGTGTGATTGTGATGAAACTCAATCTCACTACTGGATTAGTCCCTAATCTCAATGTTTCTGCTGCTCTACTTGGTTTCGTGTTTATTCGAAGTTGGACTAAGATTCTTTCAAAAGCTAATATTGTATCAGCTCCATTCACAAGACAAGAGAATACTATCATTCAAACTTGTGCAGTTGCTTGCTATAGCATCGCTGTTGGAG GTGGTTTTGGATCTTATCTATTGGGGTTGAATAGGAGGACTTATGAGCAAGCAGGGATTGATACACCAGGGAATACTCCTGGTAGTACCAAGGAGCCTGCAATTGGTTGGATGACAGCATTTCTATTTGTGACCAGTTTTGTTGGACTTTTAGCTTTGGTCCCCATCAGAAAG ATAATGATTATAGACTACAAATTAACTTATCCAAGTGGAACTGCTACTGCTGTTCTCATTAATGGATTCCATACTCCTAAAGGAGATGTGATGGCCAA GAAGCAGGTTCATGGATTCGTGAAATTCTTCTCGGCAAGTTTTGTGTGGGCATTCTTTCAGTGGTTCTTCACCGGTGGAGATAATTGTGGATTTGTTCAATTTCCTACTTTTGGATTGCAAGCATGGAAAAACTC ATTTTACTTCGATTTCAGTATGACTTATGTTGGAGCAGGAATGATTTGTTCTCATCTTGTTAATTTATCATTACTTCTTGGTGCTGTGGTTTCTTGGGGCATCATGTGGCCATTAATCAAAGGACTAAAAGGAGAATGGTTCCCTGCTAGTATACCAGAAAGTAGCATGAGGAGTCTCAATGGTTATAAG GTTTTTATTTCCATTGCCTTGATTCTTGGTGATGGGctttacaattttatcaaaGTTCTCTATTTCACTGGCACAAATATCCATGCCAACATGAAAAAGAGGGATCTTAATACAT TCTCCAGTAACCAGAAACCATTGCCTCTTGATGATCTCAGACGTAACGAAATGTTTGCAAGAGAAAATATTCCTATATGGTTGGCATGTACAGGGTACGTATTGTTTTCCATCGTCTCAATTGTTGTAATCCCGTTGATGTTCCCTCAGGTGAAGTGGTATTTCGTCCTGTTTGCGTATATTTTTGCACCCTCGCTCGGCTTCTGCAATGCTTATGGTGCTGGATTAACTGATATGAACATGGCCTATAACTATGGAAAAGTGGCTCTCTTTGTGCTTGCAGCCTTAGCTGGAAAAAGTGATGGTGTAGTTGCTGGACTTGTAGGGTGTGGTTTGATTAAATCTATTGTTTCAATTTCATCTGATTTGATGCACGATTTGAAGACTGGCCATCTCACTCTGACTTCACCGCGTTCGATGCTTGTAAGCCAAGCAATTGGTACAGCAATAGGTTGTGTTGTTGCTCCTGTCACATTCTTCCTTTTTTATAAGGCTTTTGATGTTGGAAATCCAGATGGTATTTACAAGGCTCCATATGCTATTATATATAGAAACATGGCAATTTTGGGTGTGGAAGGCTTTTCTGCTCTTCCAGATCATTGCTTGCAATTGTGTTGTGGATTTTTCGCATTTGCTATAGTGGCTAATTTGGTCAGAGATCTTGGCCCACAACAAGTTGGGAAATGGATTCCACTTCCAATGGCTATGGCTGTGCCTTTTTTAGTTGGTGGCTACTTTGCCATTGATATGTGTGTGGGCAGTTTAGTTGTGTTTGCATGGCATATGCTGAACAAAAAGGAAGCTGGTTTGATGGTTCCTGCAGTTGCTTCTGGTTTGATTTGTGGAGATGGATTGTGGATTCTTCCTTCATCCATTCTCGCTTTGTTAAAGGTTCGTCCCCCAATATGCATGAGCTTCTTCCCATCTAGGTAG